One window of Myxocyprinus asiaticus isolate MX2 ecotype Aquarium Trade chromosome 6, UBuf_Myxa_2, whole genome shotgun sequence genomic DNA carries:
- the LOC127442919 gene encoding gastrula zinc finger protein XlCGF8.2DB-like — MEIVKEETEDLSDPDPFRMTNEETEEQRDLMEVKEESQELNEEEKHQYQTPHNFVIEEISFNSSQTENAFFPKRKRRTGANNSFICSYCGKTFARKGHFEDHLRIHTGERPFACPQCGKSFTQKGNLTDHMRIHSGESPFICLQCGKSFTQKRSLKEHIRIHTGVSPYTCLQCGKSFPQKACLDGHMRIHTGESPFTCLQCGKSFTHPSNLKRHRSIHSENELHQCLQCGKSFNQARNLKNHQRFHSGERPFNCDQCGQTFLLASHLKRHLKIHADEKPYLCSFCGKSFLWLEYLKEHQKIHTGEKDYVCSECGKAFIRAGDLKLHQRIHTGEKPYKCSLCEKSFAQLGSLHKHERVHTGEKPYSCTLCGRSFSSSSYLLTHRKKHCPKLTQ, encoded by the exons ATGGAGATTGTTAAAGAGGAAACTGAGGACTTGAGTGATCCAGATCCATTCAGAATGACAAATGAAGAGACTgaagaacaaagag acctgatggaagtgaaagaggaaagtcaagaactgaatgaagaggagaaacatcagtatcagaccCCTCATAATTTCGTTATAGAAGAAATATCTTTCAATTCCTCACAGACAGAAAATGCTTTCTTCCCAAAAAGAAAGCGAAGAACAGGAGcaaacaattctttcatatgcTCTTATTGTGGAAAGACTTTTGCACGTAAAGGGCACTTTGAGGATCacttaagaattcacactggagagaggccgtTTGCATGCCcccaatgtggaaagagtttcacacagaaAGGAAATCTTACagatcacatgagaattcactctggagagagTCCTTTCATATGCctccagtgtggaaagagtttcacacaaaagaGAAGTCTTAAGGagcacataagaattcacactggagtgaGTCCATACACGtgtcttcagtgtggaaagagtttcccACAAAAAGCATGCCTTGAtggtcacatgagaattcacaccggagagagtcctttcacatgccttcagtgtggaaaaagttttacacatccaAGCAACCTTAAAAGGCATAGAAGTATTCATTCGGAAAATGAATTACATCAATGTTTACAGTGTGGCAAGAGTTTCAACCAGGCAAGAAATCTCAAAAATCATCAGCGCTTTCATTCTGGAGAAAGgccatttaactgtgatcagtgtggTCAAACCTTTCTTTTGGCCTCACACCTAAAAAGACACCTTAAAATCcatgcagatgagaagccttactTGTGTTccttttgtggaaagagttttttaTGGCTTGAGTATTTAAAAGAGCACCAGAAAATACACACCGGTGAGAAAGATTATGTGTGCTCAGAGTGCGGTAAAGCCTTTATTAGAGCTGGTGACTTGAAATTGCACcaaagaatccatactggagagaaaccctACAAGTGCTCACTTTGTGAAAAGAGTTTTGCTCAGCTAGGATCCCTGCATAAACATGAGcgagttcatactggagagaagccatacagCTGCACTTTATGTGGGAGAAGTTTCAGCTCATCAAGTTATCTTCTGACTCATAGAAAAAAGCATTGTCCAAAGTTAACACAGTGA